TCAGTTTTTACGATTTAAAGATCCGAAatcaaaaatacaatacaataatcaagataaaattcggattaaatttacAGTTGAACTAAGTTTAAAATATAGTCTACGTGTGGCATGCAAAGTACAGTGCAGTAATATTAACCGTTGCTAAGCTACTATGCTACTTATGACTAACCTAAAATGGAGCCTCCTTCTGGATTCCCGAGACTTGAGAAGCTGCTGCCTCTGCGTTCCACGGCGATGGCGGTCTTCTCCTCTGCCGCTGTCGTCTGTGTTAGGGCCACTTCCGGATCTTGTTCCTGAGCAGCGGGCCGCAACGATGCAACGGCGCAACGCGCAGTGGAGCGCCGCGGCACAATAAGGGGCGCAACGGCGCACACCGGAGCGCAGCGGCGCACCCCGGAACACAATGGCGCACCGGCGCTAGATGGCGCAGCGGAGCGCAACGGCGCACCAAGGAGCACACGGCGCGCAGTGGAGCACAGCGGAGCGAAGCGGCGCAGACCGGAGCACACGGCGCACCGACACAAAGAGGCGCAGTGGAGCGCGACGGGGCACCAAGGGGCGCAGCGGCGCACAAGGAGCGCAACGGCGCACACCGGAGCACCACGGCGCAGCCGCTCAAAGAGGCGCCGAGGAGCGCAGAGGCGCACCAAGGAGCGCTACAGCGCACAATGGAGCCCAAAGGCGCACACCGGAGCACTACGGCGCACCGGCGCAAAGAGGCGCAGCGAAGCGCAACGGCGCAATTAGGAGCGCAGCGGCGCACACCGGAGCGCAACGGCGCACACCGGAGCACTAAGGCGCACCGGCGCAAAGAGGCGCAGCGGAGCGCAACGGCACACTTAGGAGCGCAACGGCGCACACTGGAGCGCAACGGCGCACACCGGAGCACTAAGGCGCACCGGCGCAAAGAGGCGCAGCGGAGCGCAACGGCGCACTTGGGAGCGCAACGGCGCACGTAGGAGCGCAACGGCGCACTTGGGAGCGCAACGGCGCACCGGCGCAAAACGGCGCAGCGGAGCGCAAAGGCGCACTTAGGAGCGCAACGGAGCGCCGGCGCAAAAAGGCGCAACTTCTCGGGAGCTGTCAGTGGACGCGACCACTCAGCTCGACCGATGCGGAGGTtctgggttaggttaggttaggttaggttaggttaggttaggttaggttaggttggggtGCAGGGCTGGTAGAGGGGTGCAGGGCTGGTAGAGGGGTGCAGGGCTGGTAGAGGGGTGCAGGGCTGGTAGAGGGGTGCAGGGCTGGTTGGGGTGCAGGGCTGGTAGACCTCCTTGTGGTGCACCCTGGGAGGGGGAGGATAGCCGCTCAGTTGCGCGTTTGCTATTCTCCCTCTGCAAACTACCA
The sequence above is drawn from the Cydia strobilella chromosome 2, ilCydStro3.1, whole genome shotgun sequence genome and encodes:
- the LOC134755327 gene encoding uncharacterized protein LOC134755327 — its product is MEPPSGFPRLEKLLPLRSTGHFRILFLSSGPQRCNGATRSGAPRHNKGRNGAHRSAAAHPGTQWRTGARWRSGAQRRTKEHTARSGAQRSEAAQTGAHGAPTQRGAVERDGAPRGAAAHKERNGAHRSTTAQPLKEAPRSAEAHQGALQRTMEPKGAHRSTTAHRRKEAQRSATAQLGAQRRTPERNGAHRSTKAHRRKEAQRSATAHLGAQRRTLERNGAHRSTKAHRRKEAQRSATAHLGAQRRT